The Methylorubrum populi genome contains a region encoding:
- a CDS encoding aldehyde dehydrogenase (NADP(+)), producing MEKALVEGSILIGAEEMRAAETFRGVEAATGAPLEPAFAAAGPAEVGRACALAEAAFPRFSETEPALRARFLDAVAEAIADLGPDLIARAQAETGLPQARLEGERARTLGQLRQFAGLVRSGDWVRATIDAALPDRQPLPRPDLRRRHVALGPVAVFGASNFPLAFSVAGGDTASALAAGCPVVVKGHPAHPGTGERVARAVRAAVAALDLHEGVFSYLPGPSQALGTALVADPRIRAVGFTGSRSGGLALMRVAAQRPEPIPVYAEMSAVNPVILMPAALRARASDLGAAFVRSLTLGAGQFCTNPGLLIGLAGPDLDAFAGAAGEALRATAPHGMLTPGIHDRFTEAVDAMAARDGVVTLARSEGGPGRAPTALFRTDAARFLAEPALAEEMFGPAAILIAAADRAEMVRVIESLEGQLTATLHLDPADGPDAAGLVPLLARKAGRVLANGWPTGVEVAPAMVHGGPFPATSDGRTTSVGTLAIERFLRPVCYQDLPDALLPAPLRSGNPWHLARRIDGALHSASD from the coding sequence ATGGAGAAAGCGTTGGTCGAGGGCTCGATCCTGATCGGTGCGGAAGAGATGCGGGCTGCGGAGACGTTCCGGGGCGTGGAGGCCGCGACGGGCGCGCCGCTCGAACCCGCCTTCGCCGCGGCCGGCCCGGCCGAGGTCGGGCGGGCCTGCGCCCTGGCAGAGGCAGCCTTTCCGCGCTTTTCCGAGACGGAGCCCGCCCTGCGCGCCCGCTTCCTCGATGCCGTCGCCGAGGCGATCGCCGATCTCGGCCCCGACCTGATCGCGCGGGCACAGGCCGAGACCGGCCTGCCGCAAGCGCGCCTGGAGGGCGAGCGTGCCCGTACCCTCGGTCAACTCCGACAGTTCGCCGGGCTCGTGCGTTCGGGCGATTGGGTCCGCGCGACGATCGACGCCGCGCTGCCCGATCGTCAGCCGCTGCCGCGGCCGGACCTGCGCCGCCGTCATGTGGCGCTCGGCCCCGTTGCCGTGTTCGGCGCCTCGAACTTCCCTCTCGCCTTCTCGGTGGCCGGGGGCGACACCGCCTCGGCCCTGGCAGCCGGCTGCCCGGTCGTGGTCAAGGGGCATCCGGCCCATCCCGGAACCGGCGAGAGGGTGGCGCGCGCGGTCCGCGCCGCGGTGGCCGCCCTCGACCTGCACGAGGGCGTGTTCTCCTACCTGCCGGGACCGTCGCAGGCGCTCGGCACGGCCCTGGTCGCCGATCCGCGCATCAGGGCCGTCGGCTTCACCGGGTCGCGCTCGGGCGGTCTCGCGCTGATGCGGGTGGCCGCGCAGCGTCCGGAGCCGATCCCGGTCTACGCCGAGATGAGCGCGGTCAACCCGGTCATCCTGATGCCCGCCGCCCTGCGGGCGCGGGCGAGCGACCTCGGGGCCGCCTTCGTCCGGTCCCTGACCCTTGGGGCGGGGCAGTTCTGCACCAATCCGGGCCTGCTGATCGGGCTCGCCGGGCCGGACCTCGACGCCTTCGCGGGCGCCGCCGGGGAAGCCCTGCGGGCCACCGCGCCGCACGGGATGCTGACGCCCGGCATCCACGACCGCTTCACGGAGGCCGTGGATGCGATGGCGGCCCGCGACGGCGTCGTCACGCTGGCGCGCAGCGAGGGCGGCCCGGGTCGGGCGCCGACCGCCCTGTTCCGCACCGATGCGGCCCGCTTCCTCGCCGAGCCGGCGCTTGCGGAGGAGATGTTCGGCCCCGCCGCGATCCTGATCGCCGCCGCCGACAGGGCCGAGATGGTGCGGGTGATCGAGTCCCTCGAAGGGCAGCTCACCGCGACCCTGCACCTCGACCCGGCTGACGGGCCCGACGCCGCAGGGCTGGTTCCGCTGCTCGCCCGCAAGGCCGGGCGCGTCCTCGCCAACGGATGGCCGACCGGCGTCGAGGTCGCGCCGGCGATGGTGCATGGCGGCCCGTTCCCGGCGACCTCGGACGGGCGTACCACCTCGGTCGGCACCCTGGCGATCGAGCGCTTCCTGCGGCCCGTCTGCTATCAGGATCTGCCCGACGCGCTGCTGCCCGCCCCTCTCCGCAGCGGCAACCCCTGGCACCTCGCCCGACGCATCGACGGCGCCCTGCACTCGGCCTCGGACTGA
- a CDS encoding FadR/GntR family transcriptional regulator has product MARAAGYEAIKLPLASGGQRIHGSVARDIGVAILAGRYAPSEVLPGEIEFSEQLKVSRTAYREAVRILSAKGLVESRPKTGTRVSPRNRWNLLDPDILAWAFEAEPSEAFIRDLFELRMVVEPAAAALAAERRTGLDIARMGHALEEMGRHGLAAEAGRAADQAFHHTILEATRNGPLITLSSSIVAAVTWTTIFKQRRQTLPRDPMPDHRALYEAIVAGDPAAARAAMTELVRLALADTEMSMKA; this is encoded by the coding sequence GTGGCGCGCGCAGCCGGATACGAGGCCATCAAACTGCCGCTCGCCTCGGGCGGGCAGCGGATCCACGGTTCGGTCGCCCGCGACATCGGCGTCGCGATCCTGGCCGGCCGCTACGCGCCGAGCGAGGTCCTGCCGGGCGAGATCGAATTCTCGGAGCAGCTCAAGGTCTCGCGCACCGCCTACCGCGAGGCGGTGCGCATCCTCAGCGCCAAGGGGCTGGTCGAGAGCCGGCCGAAGACCGGAACCCGCGTCAGCCCGCGCAACCGCTGGAACCTGCTCGATCCGGACATCCTCGCCTGGGCCTTCGAGGCGGAGCCGAGCGAGGCCTTCATCCGCGACTTGTTCGAGCTGCGCATGGTGGTCGAGCCGGCCGCGGCGGCGCTCGCCGCCGAGCGCCGCACCGGGCTCGACATCGCCCGGATGGGCCATGCCCTGGAGGAGATGGGGCGTCACGGCCTCGCCGCCGAGGCGGGCCGCGCCGCCGACCAGGCCTTCCACCACACGATCCTGGAGGCGACCCGCAACGGCCCCCTCATCACCCTGTCGAGTTCGATCGTGGCGGCGGTGACCTGGACCACGATCTTCAAGCAGCGGCGCCAGACCCTGCCGCGCGATCCGATGCCCGATCACCGCGCCCTCTACGAGGCGATCGTGGCCGGCGATCCGGCCGCCGCGCGCGCGGCGATGACCGAACTCGTCCGCCTCGCGCTCGCCGATACCGAGATGTCGATGAAGGCGTGA
- a CDS encoding dihydroxy-acid dehydratase family protein, with translation MTDVSHPRRLRSRAWFDNPDNIDMTALYLERYLNFGLSLEELRSGKPVIGIAQTGSDLSPCNRHHLVLAERIREGIREAGGIVLEFPVHPIQETGKRPTAGLDRNLAYLGLVELLHGYPLDGVVLTTGCDKTTPACLMAAATVNIPAIALSVGPMLNGWHKGQRTGSGTIVWRAREMLAAGEIDQEGFVKLVTSSAPSTGFCNTMGTATTMNTLAEALGMMLPGSAAIPAPYRDRQEAAYRTGKRIVAMVAEDLKPSDILTRDAFLNAIVVNSAIGGSTNAPIHLAAIARHIGVELSIDDWQTYGFDVPLLVNLQPAGTYLGEDYYRAGSLPAVVAQLMRSGLIREAAITVNGRSIGENCRGAAIEDADVIRPIDRPLKEAAGFLVLRGNLFDAAIMKTSVIGAEFRSRYLSNPADPDAFEGRVVVFDGPEDYHARIDDPALDITEETLLVMRGAGPVGYPGAAEVVNMRPPAYLIRAGVHALPCLGDGRQSGTSASPSILNASPEAAAGGGLALLRTGDRVRIDLRRGTADVLIGDTELAERRRDLAARGGYPYPASQTPWQAIQRQVVGQMQTGAILEGAEAFQRIAQTRGLPRDNH, from the coding sequence ATGACCGACGTCTCCCACCCCCGCCGGCTGCGCTCGCGCGCCTGGTTCGACAACCCCGACAACATCGACATGACGGCGCTCTATCTCGAGCGCTACCTCAACTTCGGCCTCAGCCTCGAAGAGCTGCGCTCGGGCAAGCCGGTGATCGGCATCGCCCAGACCGGCTCGGATCTCTCGCCCTGCAACCGGCATCACCTCGTCCTGGCGGAGCGCATCCGCGAGGGCATCCGCGAGGCCGGCGGGATCGTACTCGAATTTCCCGTCCACCCGATCCAGGAGACGGGAAAGCGCCCGACCGCGGGGCTCGACCGCAACCTCGCCTATCTCGGCCTCGTCGAGCTGCTGCACGGCTATCCCCTCGACGGGGTGGTGCTGACCACGGGCTGCGACAAGACCACGCCGGCCTGCCTGATGGCGGCCGCCACCGTGAACATCCCGGCCATCGCCCTCTCGGTCGGGCCGATGCTGAACGGCTGGCACAAGGGGCAGCGCACGGGCTCGGGCACCATCGTCTGGCGGGCGCGCGAGATGCTGGCGGCGGGCGAGATCGACCAGGAGGGCTTCGTCAAGCTCGTGACCTCGTCGGCGCCCTCCACCGGCTTCTGCAACACCATGGGCACGGCCACGACCATGAACACGCTGGCCGAGGCGCTCGGCATGATGCTGCCGGGCAGCGCCGCGATTCCGGCGCCCTACCGCGACCGCCAGGAGGCGGCCTACCGCACCGGCAAGCGCATCGTCGCGATGGTGGCGGAGGATCTCAAACCCTCCGACATCCTGACCCGCGACGCCTTTCTCAACGCGATCGTCGTCAACTCGGCGATCGGCGGCTCGACCAACGCGCCGATCCACCTCGCGGCGATCGCGCGCCATATCGGGGTGGAACTGTCCATCGACGACTGGCAGACCTACGGCTTCGACGTGCCGCTCCTCGTCAACCTGCAGCCGGCGGGCACCTATCTCGGCGAGGACTATTACCGCGCCGGCAGCCTTCCGGCGGTGGTGGCGCAGCTCATGCGCAGCGGCCTGATCCGCGAGGCGGCGATCACCGTCAACGGGCGATCGATCGGCGAGAACTGCCGCGGCGCGGCGATCGAGGACGCGGACGTGATCCGGCCGATCGACCGGCCGCTGAAGGAAGCCGCCGGCTTTCTGGTGCTGCGCGGCAACCTGTTCGACGCCGCGATCATGAAGACCAGCGTGATCGGCGCGGAGTTCCGCTCCCGTTACCTCTCCAACCCGGCCGATCCGGACGCCTTCGAGGGCCGTGTCGTCGTCTTCGACGGACCCGAGGACTACCACGCCCGCATCGACGACCCCGCCCTCGACATCACCGAGGAGACCCTGCTGGTGATGCGCGGGGCCGGGCCCGTGGGCTATCCGGGGGCGGCGGAGGTGGTGAACATGCGCCCGCCCGCGTATCTGATCCGGGCCGGCGTGCACGCGCTGCCCTGCCTCGGCGACGGGCGGCAATCGGGCACCTCGGCCTCGCCCTCGATCCTCAACGCCTCGCCGGAAGCCGCCGCCGGCGGCGGGCTCGCCCTGCTGCGCACCGGCGACCGGGTGCGGATCGACCTGCGCCGCGGCACCGCCGACGTGCTGATCGGCGACACGGAACTCGCCGAGCGCCGCCGCGACCTCGCGGCCCGCGGCGGCTATCCCTACCCGGCCTCGCAGACGCCCTGGCAGGCGATCCAGCGCCAGGTCGTCGGGCAGATGCAGACCGGCGCCATCCTCGAGGGAGCGGAAGCCTTCCAGCGCATCGCGCAGACGAGGGGCCTGCCCCGCGACAACCATTGA
- a CDS encoding galactose mutarotase, which translates to MPTATAAGEAKRTPFGTLPDGRGVDEVTLTSGPVTARVITWGALLRTLDVPDRSGKPADVVLGYADLKGYLDKPNYFGVSIGRYANRIRAGRFSLDGKAYTLATNDGPNALHGGREGFDRRLWTITDLSGGATPSVTLRYVSPDGEEGYPGALTASVTYALDAAGTLTVAYQATTDRPTIVNLTNHSFFNLAGEGSGRSILDHVLTIPAERYTPIDATLIPTGELAPVAGTPFDFRKPTVIGTRIRDGRDPQIVRGRGYDHNYVLTQAPTAEPHPVARVEDPVSGRVLEMASNQPGVQFYAGNFLDATAIGKSGLAYRQSDAFALEPELFPDTPNQPAFGSARLDPGATYRNVVTYRFSTSPESNRTAR; encoded by the coding sequence TTGCCGACGGCAACCGCGGCCGGTGAGGCCAAGCGGACACCGTTCGGGACGCTGCCGGACGGACGCGGCGTCGACGAGGTGACGCTGACGAGCGGCCCGGTCACCGCCCGCGTGATCACCTGGGGGGCCCTGCTGCGTACCCTCGACGTGCCGGACCGCTCAGGCAAGCCGGCGGACGTCGTGCTCGGCTACGCCGACCTGAAGGGCTACTTGGACAAGCCGAACTATTTCGGCGTCAGCATCGGGCGCTACGCCAACCGCATCCGCGCCGGCCGCTTCAGCCTCGACGGCAAGGCCTACACGCTGGCCACCAACGACGGGCCGAACGCGCTGCACGGCGGCCGCGAGGGCTTCGACAGGCGGCTCTGGACGATCACCGACCTCTCCGGCGGCGCGACACCCTCCGTCACCCTGCGCTACGTCAGCCCGGACGGGGAGGAGGGCTATCCCGGCGCCCTGACGGCGAGCGTGACCTACGCCCTCGACGCCGCCGGCACGCTGACGGTCGCCTATCAGGCGACCACCGACCGGCCGACCATCGTCAATCTGACGAATCACAGCTTCTTCAACCTCGCGGGCGAAGGCTCCGGCCGCTCGATCCTCGACCACGTCCTGACGATCCCGGCCGAGCGCTACACGCCGATCGACGCGACCCTGATCCCGACCGGGGAGCTCGCCCCCGTCGCCGGCACGCCCTTCGATTTCCGCAAGCCGACGGTGATCGGCACGCGCATCCGCGACGGGCGCGACCCGCAGATCGTGCGCGGGCGCGGCTACGATCACAACTACGTGCTGACCCAGGCGCCGACGGCGGAGCCGCATCCGGTCGCCCGGGTCGAGGATCCGGTCTCGGGCCGCGTGCTGGAGATGGCGAGCAACCAGCCGGGCGTGCAGTTCTACGCCGGCAACTTCCTCGACGCGACGGCGATCGGCAAATCCGGCCTCGCCTACCGGCAATCGGACGCCTTCGCCCTCGAACCCGAGCTGTTCCCCGATACGCCGAACCAGCCGGCCTTCGGCTCCGCCCGGCTCGATCCCGGCGCGACCTACCGCAACGTCGTCACCTACCGCTTCTCGACCAGCCCCGAATCGAACCGGACCGCCCGATGA
- a CDS encoding sugar MFS transporter gives MWGFITVINNTLLPHLRNVFDLDYTQTTLIESVWFIAYFVASLPAAKLIERIGYQRALVVGLGIMALGTLGMVAAARIPSYNITLASLFVIACGITQLQVAANPYVAVVGPPESASSRLNLVQAFNSFGTTLAPLFGGYLILGRSASGNVVGDAAPLGAAERLADAQAVQLPYLIVAATLVVLAVVIARAALPAMGTATSRLARAERASHSLWRHRNLVLGVPAIFIYLIAEIGVSNLFINFVSQPTIGNLTHAQASHYLFLLWGGMMVGRFAGAWVMRRIPAEAVLAGAATGAFAVMLVTSFSTGPLAMWALISVGLFHAIMFPTIFTLGIRGLGPLTEEGSGLLIMAIAGGALVVVQGWIADRFGLQHSFLLTAACELYVLFYALWGCRTKGTAADTAVPPAVRPATP, from the coding sequence ATGTGGGGCTTCATCACGGTCATCAACAACACGTTGCTCCCTCATCTGAGGAACGTGTTCGACCTCGACTACACGCAGACGACCCTGATCGAATCCGTGTGGTTCATCGCGTATTTCGTCGCTTCCCTGCCGGCCGCGAAGCTGATCGAGCGCATCGGCTACCAGCGGGCGCTCGTGGTGGGGCTCGGCATCATGGCGCTCGGCACGCTCGGGATGGTCGCGGCGGCGCGCATTCCCTCCTACAACATCACCCTGGCGTCGCTGTTCGTGATCGCCTGCGGGATCACCCAGCTTCAGGTCGCGGCCAATCCCTACGTCGCGGTGGTCGGGCCGCCGGAGAGCGCCTCCTCGCGGCTCAACCTCGTCCAGGCCTTCAACTCGTTCGGCACGACGCTGGCGCCGCTCTTCGGCGGTTACCTCATCCTCGGGCGCTCCGCCTCGGGCAACGTCGTGGGCGACGCCGCGCCCCTCGGCGCGGCCGAGCGGCTCGCCGACGCGCAGGCGGTGCAGTTGCCCTACCTGATCGTGGCCGCGACCCTGGTGGTGCTCGCCGTCGTCATCGCGCGCGCCGCGCTGCCGGCGATGGGGACGGCCACGAGCCGCCTCGCCCGGGCCGAGCGAGCCTCGCACTCGCTCTGGCGCCACCGCAACCTCGTCCTCGGGGTGCCGGCGATCTTCATCTACCTGATCGCCGAGATCGGCGTGTCGAACCTGTTCATCAACTTCGTCTCGCAGCCCACGATCGGCAACCTCACCCACGCCCAGGCCTCGCACTACCTGTTCCTGCTCTGGGGCGGCATGATGGTCGGCCGCTTCGCCGGGGCCTGGGTGATGCGCCGCATCCCTGCCGAGGCGGTGCTGGCCGGCGCCGCGACCGGCGCCTTCGCGGTGATGCTGGTGACGAGCTTCAGTACCGGCCCGCTCGCCATGTGGGCGCTGATCTCGGTCGGCCTGTTCCACGCGATCATGTTCCCGACGATCTTCACCCTCGGCATCCGCGGCCTCGGACCGCTGACCGAGGAGGGCTCGGGCCTGCTGATCATGGCGATCGCGGGCGGCGCCCTCGTCGTCGTGCAGGGCTGGATCGCCGATCGGTTCGGGCTGCAGCACTCGTTCCTGCTGACCGCCGCCTGCGAACTCTACGTCCTCTTCTATGCCCTCTGGGGCTGCCGGACGAAGGGGACGGCCGCCGACACCGCCGTCCCGCCCGCCGTTCGGCCGGCCACGCCCTGA
- a CDS encoding SMP-30/gluconolactonase/LRE family protein, with product MVRTETVPVEIVARPERDRLGEGPVWVPERGHLFWVDIEAPAIRWLDLAGGRTGSHGVPEPVGWIIPRSNRSDFVVGLKSGFAFFDPEAGSLERLGDPEPEHPDNRLNDAKVDFAGRIWAGSKHCADAAASGALHRLDPDLTWHCHDRDYGVANGPTFSLDWRILYHGDSAARTVFAFDIGEDGALSRKRDFLRFPDEWGYPDGMTTDAEGCLWIAHWGGGRISRFDPGGALLRSIALPATNVTSCAFAGPGLDRLYVTSAAQGCEHEPAAGALFVLDPGMRGLPPRAFAG from the coding sequence ATGGTGCGGACGGAAACGGTGCCGGTCGAGATCGTGGCCCGCCCGGAGCGGGACCGGCTCGGCGAAGGGCCGGTCTGGGTGCCGGAGCGCGGGCATCTGTTCTGGGTCGATATCGAGGCGCCGGCGATCCGCTGGCTCGACCTGGCCGGCGGCCGGACCGGCAGCCATGGCGTCCCGGAGCCGGTCGGCTGGATCATTCCGCGCTCGAACCGGTCCGACTTCGTGGTCGGCCTGAAGAGCGGCTTCGCCTTCTTCGATCCTGAGGCCGGCAGCCTGGAACGTCTCGGCGATCCGGAGCCGGAGCATCCGGACAACCGGCTGAACGATGCCAAGGTGGATTTCGCCGGACGGATCTGGGCCGGCAGCAAGCATTGCGCCGACGCGGCGGCGTCGGGCGCCCTGCATCGGCTCGATCCCGACCTGACCTGGCACTGCCACGACCGCGATTACGGCGTCGCCAACGGCCCGACCTTCAGCCTGGACTGGCGGATCCTCTATCACGGCGACAGCGCGGCCCGGACGGTCTTCGCCTTCGACATCGGCGAGGACGGAGCGCTTTCCCGCAAGCGGGACTTCCTGCGCTTCCCCGACGAATGGGGCTATCCCGACGGGATGACGACCGATGCGGAGGGCTGCCTCTGGATCGCCCATTGGGGCGGGGGCCGGATCAGCCGCTTCGACCCGGGCGGGGCGCTTCTCCGGTCGATCGCCCTGCCGGCCACGAACGTCACGAGCTGCGCCTTCGCCGGTCCCGGTCTCGACCGGCTCTACGTCACCTCGGCCGCGCAGGGCTGCGAGCACGAGCCTGCGGCCGGGGCGTTGTTCGTCCTCGATCCCGGCATGCGCGGCCTGCCGCCGCGCGCCTTCGCAGGGTGA
- a CDS encoding 2-dehydro-3-deoxygalactonokinase encodes MIGVDWGSSNLRAYRFGPDGTVLGRRSGGPGAATLGPDAFEPALAGILAGWADGRVPIVLAGMAGRRGGWREAPYLPCPADPAHLAAAAVAIPSEIGPCFLVPGLSIRGRDGVAGVMRGEETQILGAGLAAGTLVLPGTHSKWARLTEGRITDFATAMTGELYALLLDHSLIGQVATQAACDRPDAFTAGVRRALAADGIERLLFSARAEVLLGALEPEAVESYLSGLLIGGEIAALHDFLDGPPILIGAAALCTRYAAALALAGYPSAEIRGGETAVARGLWRIGRDIAALRGPDDAGDLS; translated from the coding sequence ATGATCGGCGTCGATTGGGGCTCGTCGAACCTGCGCGCCTACCGGTTCGGGCCGGACGGGACGGTGCTGGGGCGCCGCTCCGGCGGGCCCGGGGCCGCCACGCTCGGTCCGGACGCCTTCGAGCCGGCGCTGGCCGGGATCCTCGCGGGCTGGGCCGACGGACGCGTTCCGATCGTGCTGGCCGGCATGGCGGGCCGGCGCGGCGGCTGGCGCGAGGCGCCCTACCTGCCCTGCCCGGCCGACCCTGCCCATCTCGCCGCCGCCGCGGTCGCGATCCCCTCGGAGATCGGCCCCTGCTTCCTGGTGCCGGGTCTCAGCATCCGCGGTCGCGACGGCGTCGCGGGCGTGATGCGGGGGGAGGAAACCCAGATCCTCGGAGCGGGGCTCGCCGCCGGCACCCTCGTCCTGCCCGGCACCCACAGCAAGTGGGCGCGGCTGACGGAGGGGCGGATCACGGATTTCGCGACCGCGATGACGGGCGAACTCTACGCCCTGCTGCTCGACCATTCCCTGATCGGTCAGGTCGCGACGCAGGCGGCCTGCGATCGGCCGGACGCCTTCACTGCGGGCGTCCGGCGCGCCCTGGCCGCCGACGGCATCGAGCGGCTCCTGTTCTCGGCCCGTGCCGAAGTCCTGCTCGGCGCGCTGGAGCCGGAGGCGGTCGAGAGCTACCTCTCAGGCCTGCTGATCGGCGGGGAGATCGCCGCCCTGCACGACTTCCTCGACGGCCCACCCATCCTGATCGGGGCCGCAGCCCTCTGCACGCGCTACGCCGCGGCCCTGGCGCTGGCGGGATACCCGTCGGCGGAGATCCGGGGCGGTGAGACGGCTGTCGCGCGCGGCCTCTGGCGGATCGGCCGCGACATCGCCGCGTTGCGCGGACCCGACGACGCAGGAGACCTCTCGTGA
- a CDS encoding 2-dehydro-3-deoxy-6-phosphogalactonate aldolase, with protein sequence MTFDQVLAAMPLVAILRGIRPSEAEETAEALVAAGIRCIEVPLNSPDPFDSIRRMAARLEGRALVGAGTVLGPADVARVVEAGGRLAVSPDCNPATIAAAKSAGLIALPGILTPSEAFRALAAGADGLKLFPAEAASPAMLKAMRAVLPTGTPVLPVGGIGPAEIASYWAAGAAGFGLGSSLYVPGRPAAEIRDRAAAIVEAVRTARARRPG encoded by the coding sequence GTGACCTTCGATCAGGTTCTGGCGGCGATGCCGCTCGTCGCGATCCTGCGCGGGATCAGGCCGTCCGAGGCCGAGGAGACCGCCGAAGCCCTGGTGGCGGCCGGGATTCGTTGCATCGAGGTGCCGCTGAACTCGCCCGATCCCTTCGACAGCATCCGGCGCATGGCGGCGCGGCTCGAAGGACGCGCATTGGTCGGTGCCGGAACCGTCCTCGGCCCCGCCGACGTGGCGCGGGTCGTCGAGGCCGGCGGTCGCCTCGCGGTGTCGCCCGACTGCAATCCGGCGACGATCGCGGCGGCCAAGTCCGCCGGCCTGATCGCGCTGCCCGGCATCCTCACGCCGAGCGAAGCGTTCCGGGCCCTGGCGGCCGGCGCCGACGGGCTGAAGCTCTTTCCGGCCGAAGCGGCGAGCCCGGCCATGCTGAAGGCGATGCGCGCCGTGCTGCCGACGGGCACCCCCGTCCTGCCGGTCGGCGGCATCGGCCCGGCCGAGATCGCCTCCTATTGGGCGGCCGGTGCGGCGGGGTTCGGCCTCGGTTCGAGCCTCTACGTTCCGGGCCGGCCGGCGGCGGAGATCCGGGATCGGGCCGCGGCGATCGTCGAGGCGGTGCGGACGGCCCGTGCCCGTCGGCCGGGCTGA